One window of the Pseudarthrobacter sp. ATCC 49987 genome contains the following:
- a CDS encoding TetR/AcrR family transcriptional regulator, which produces MPASTSAPADPHRQDAKPRRRAGRPAAAVLDQDGITAAALQLIGKSGYDGFTMAALARTLNVAPSALYNHVSSKRDVLVLVQDHLTSFVDVSAFDAEPWDRAVRSWAWSYRDVFSKHTPLIPVIAVLPVTDAPKTLAMYEAVSAGFSRAGFPQERIVSAIVALESFIFGSAYDVTAPADIFDSGSMAASTPNFTAAVARLADQGYENQADVAFELGLDALVSGLGALRA; this is translated from the coding sequence ATGCCGGCATCAACCAGTGCCCCTGCGGATCCGCACCGCCAGGATGCGAAACCGCGCCGCCGGGCGGGCAGGCCTGCTGCCGCCGTCCTCGACCAGGACGGCATTACCGCGGCAGCGCTGCAGCTCATCGGGAAGAGCGGCTATGACGGGTTCACCATGGCGGCATTGGCGCGGACGCTCAACGTGGCGCCGTCGGCCTTGTACAACCACGTCTCGTCCAAACGGGACGTGCTGGTCCTGGTCCAGGACCACCTGACCTCGTTTGTGGATGTATCGGCCTTCGACGCCGAACCGTGGGACCGTGCGGTGCGCAGTTGGGCCTGGAGCTACCGCGACGTGTTCTCCAAGCACACGCCGCTGATCCCGGTGATCGCCGTGCTCCCGGTTACGGACGCGCCCAAGACCCTGGCCATGTACGAGGCCGTCAGTGCAGGATTCAGCCGGGCAGGTTTCCCGCAGGAGCGGATTGTTTCAGCGATCGTGGCACTGGAGTCCTTCATCTTCGGCTCGGCGTATGACGTCACTGCCCCGGCGGACATCTTCGACTCCGGAAGCATGGCGGCCTCGACGCCGAATTTCACCGCGGCCGTCGCCCGGCTGGCCGACCAGGGCTACGAGAACCAGGCCGATGTCGCCTTTGAGCTGGGACTCGACGCGCTTGTCAGCGGCCTTGGCGCGCTGCGGGCGTAG
- a CDS encoding flavin monoamine oxidase family protein translates to MLELDRDVVIVGAGPAGLTAARELKKAGLSVAVLEARDRVGGRTWTDTIDGAMLEIGGQWVSPDQTELLALLDELGLKTYSRYRDGESVYIGSDGKRTLYTGDTFPVSETTAAEMDKLTALLDSLAAEIGPTEPWAHPKARELDTISFHHWLRENSSDEEACNNIGLFIAGGMLTKPAHAFSALQAVLMAASAGSFTHLTDEDFILDKRVVGGMQQVSLLIAAELGDDVVLDSPVRTINWVPSPAAGTEGTGEDGAQRVTAISERATVNARFVIMAVPPNLYTRVSFDPPLPRRQHQMHQHQSLGLVIKVHAVYSTPFWREDGLSGTCFGAGALVQEVYDNTNHEDPRGTLVGFVSDEKADAMFELSAEDRRRAILESMARFLGDKALEPEVYYESDWGSEEWTRGAYASSYDLGGLHRYGKDQHAPVGPIYWSSSDLAAEGYQHVDGAVRMGRHTAARIVAAADRASVASN, encoded by the coding sequence ATGCTGGAACTTGACCGCGACGTCGTCATCGTCGGAGCAGGCCCCGCCGGGCTGACCGCAGCCCGGGAACTGAAGAAGGCCGGCCTGAGCGTGGCCGTCCTGGAGGCGCGCGACCGTGTCGGCGGCCGCACCTGGACCGACACGATCGACGGCGCCATGCTGGAAATCGGCGGCCAGTGGGTTTCCCCGGACCAGACCGAACTCCTGGCGCTCCTGGACGAGCTTGGCCTGAAGACCTATTCCCGTTACCGCGACGGCGAATCCGTCTACATCGGCTCCGACGGCAAGCGCACCCTATATACGGGCGACACTTTCCCGGTCAGCGAAACCACCGCCGCCGAGATGGACAAACTCACCGCGCTGCTGGATTCCCTCGCCGCCGAGATCGGCCCCACCGAGCCGTGGGCGCATCCCAAGGCCCGCGAGCTGGATACCATCTCCTTCCACCACTGGCTGCGGGAGAACTCCTCGGACGAGGAAGCCTGCAACAACATCGGCCTCTTCATTGCCGGCGGCATGCTGACCAAACCGGCCCACGCCTTCTCCGCCCTGCAGGCAGTGCTGATGGCTGCCTCCGCCGGATCCTTCACCCACCTCACCGACGAGGACTTCATCCTCGACAAGCGGGTGGTCGGCGGAATGCAGCAGGTCTCGCTCCTGATCGCCGCCGAACTGGGCGACGACGTCGTCCTCGACAGCCCGGTGCGCACCATCAACTGGGTGCCGTCCCCGGCCGCAGGAACTGAAGGAACCGGCGAAGACGGAGCCCAGCGGGTGACCGCCATCTCCGAACGCGCCACCGTGAATGCGCGGTTCGTCATCATGGCCGTGCCCCCGAACCTCTACACCCGGGTTTCCTTCGACCCGCCGCTGCCGCGCCGCCAGCACCAGATGCACCAGCACCAGTCGCTGGGCCTGGTCATTAAGGTCCATGCCGTCTACAGCACCCCGTTCTGGCGCGAGGACGGCCTCTCCGGAACCTGCTTCGGAGCCGGTGCCCTGGTCCAGGAGGTCTACGACAACACCAACCACGAAGACCCCCGCGGGACACTGGTGGGCTTCGTCTCGGATGAAAAAGCCGATGCCATGTTCGAGCTCAGCGCCGAGGACCGCCGCCGCGCCATCCTCGAATCGATGGCCCGCTTCCTGGGGGACAAGGCCCTCGAACCGGAGGTGTACTACGAGTCGGACTGGGGCTCCGAGGAGTGGACCCGGGGCGCCTATGCCTCCAGCTACGACCTTGGTGGACTGCACCGGTACGGCAAGGACCAGCACGCGCCGGTCGGGCCGATCTACTGGTCCTCCTCCGACCTCGCCGCCGAGGGGTACCAGCACGTCGACGGCGCCGTCCGGATGGGCCGCCACACGGCAGCCCGGATCGTCGCAGCGGCAGACCGTGCCTCCGTGGCCTCCAATTAG
- a CDS encoding FhaA domain-containing protein produces the protein MGLLDKVERGIEKAVRGVFSTGSRAQVEPVEIASHLRREVDNKALTIAAGRTLAPNVFDVLLSDADFQRAQEWGTPLAEELCDVVINHVRSQGYTLQGPVRISFRRDEERRAGDFEIKSRTEKSPSPAQPAAHGGMPAAPTRQPSRMQPVLDIDGQRYSLNAPSIVLGRSSEADILIDDTGVSRRHLEIRTGTGTAQAVDLGSTNGSYVNGHKIVGSSELTDGTTITMGRTKIIFRLLPANPGGRR, from the coding sequence ATGGGATTGCTGGACAAAGTCGAGCGCGGCATCGAAAAGGCCGTCCGCGGAGTCTTCTCCACCGGTTCTCGTGCCCAGGTTGAGCCGGTCGAGATCGCCAGCCACCTCCGCCGCGAGGTGGACAACAAGGCCCTCACCATCGCCGCGGGACGGACCCTCGCCCCCAACGTCTTTGATGTCCTCCTCAGTGACGCCGACTTCCAGCGGGCCCAGGAATGGGGCACACCGCTCGCCGAAGAACTGTGCGACGTCGTCATCAACCACGTGCGCAGCCAGGGATACACCCTCCAGGGTCCCGTCCGGATCAGCTTCCGCCGTGACGAGGAACGCCGCGCCGGAGACTTCGAGATCAAGTCGCGGACCGAAAAGTCCCCGTCCCCCGCGCAGCCGGCGGCGCACGGCGGCATGCCTGCCGCGCCGACGCGCCAGCCCTCCCGGATGCAGCCTGTCCTGGACATCGACGGGCAGCGGTACTCCCTCAACGCGCCCTCGATCGTGCTGGGACGCTCCTCAGAAGCAGACATCCTTATTGATGACACCGGCGTTTCCCGTCGCCACCTGGAAATCCGGACGGGGACTGGCACTGCCCAGGCCGTCGATCTGGGCTCCACGAACGGCAGCTACGTCAACGGCCACAAGATCGTGGGGTCATCGGAACTCACCGACGGCACCACGATCACTATGGGACGGACCAAAATCATCTTCCGCCTTTTGCCCGCCAACCCAGGCGGCCGCCGGTGA
- a CDS encoding IS1249 family transposase encodes MICGRALVRNGKTAAGKQRYRCLECGASRSGERPDVSRRAELDAFLGWLLGAGSQAGAVSFGTARSFRRRTAWCWNISPAIPATGEVHDQVQIDGIYVGSWCCLIAIAGEHVIGWQWCDTEKKAAWAALLQRFPAPRVVITDGGSGIAAALSDCWSDSAVQRCLVHVQRNVRTHLTSRPRTEAGKALLRLGRALTRIRTSAQAAAWLGHLNDWYQDYGDLVRARTYRGTTTPAPAWVRANQTWWFTHDRLRKAYRLLERISQAGTLFTYLRHEFIGLDIAATTNRIEGGTNAQLRLILRAHRGMSEEHQKPAIEWYLYLHSETPVPPARLIRPEHQTPIRLPAQTAPDQPHGPEEYGKAATAEEGLWARKGWAGRP; translated from the coding sequence TTGATTTGTGGTCGTGCGCTGGTTCGGAACGGAAAAACGGCGGCTGGCAAGCAGCGGTACCGGTGTCTGGAATGCGGGGCGAGCCGCTCGGGTGAACGCCCGGATGTGAGCCGGCGCGCGGAGCTGGACGCCTTTCTGGGCTGGTTGTTGGGCGCCGGCAGCCAGGCAGGGGCTGTCTCGTTCGGCACGGCCCGGTCGTTCCGGCGCCGCACGGCATGGTGCTGGAATATTTCCCCGGCGATACCGGCCACTGGCGAGGTCCATGATCAGGTCCAGATCGACGGGATCTACGTCGGGTCGTGGTGCTGTCTGATCGCGATCGCCGGAGAGCACGTGATCGGCTGGCAGTGGTGCGACACCGAGAAAAAGGCTGCCTGGGCTGCCCTGCTTCAACGGTTCCCCGCGCCGCGCGTGGTGATCACCGACGGTGGTTCCGGGATCGCGGCCGCATTGTCTGACTGCTGGTCCGATAGCGCCGTGCAGCGCTGCCTCGTCCACGTCCAACGCAACGTGCGCACCCACTTGACCAGCCGGCCCAGGACCGAGGCAGGAAAAGCCCTCCTGCGCCTTGGCCGGGCACTGACACGGATCCGCACCTCGGCGCAGGCCGCGGCGTGGCTGGGCCACCTCAACGACTGGTACCAGGACTACGGGGACCTGGTCCGGGCCCGGACCTACCGCGGCACCACCACCCCGGCGCCGGCCTGGGTGCGGGCGAATCAGACCTGGTGGTTCACCCACGACAGGCTCCGCAAGGCCTACCGCCTCCTGGAACGAATCAGCCAGGCAGGGACGCTGTTCACCTACCTCCGCCACGAGTTCATCGGACTCGACATCGCCGCCACGACCAACCGGATCGAAGGCGGCACGAACGCCCAGCTTCGCCTGATCCTGCGGGCCCACCGCGGGATGAGCGAGGAGCACCAGAAACCGGCCATCGAGTGGTATCTGTACCTGCATAGCGAAACCCCGGTCCCGCCCGCCCGGCTCATCCGCCCGGAGCACCAAACGCCCATACGCCTACCGGCTCAGACCGCCCCCGACCAACCCCACGGACCCGAGGAATACGGCAAAGCAGCCACCGCAGAAGAAGGCCTCTGGGCCCGCAAAGGATGGGCAGGACGACCCTGA
- a CDS encoding universal stress protein encodes MRYVVGYSANARGHDAVNLAVSLARGRGASLDLVLVVPEVQQFGAAHAPKAGFENLLNEQARQWLDEALALVPADVPAQAHVRTGDSDAQALIEAAEELGADILVIGATSAGLFKRFTIGSVASALLHASTVPVALAPHGYHRTEALTRISCGLGTRTGAGKLLDFAIGMAANRGVPLRVVSLLALDGGDPTGAAEAAREYAEKTVASAAPVSPSGVQLAARTDVVVAQGRSIEEAVDGLDWEDGEVLIIGSSRLAQARSIFLGSTANRILRALPVPMLVVPGGYELKHQNHSTSNDTSREAHQ; translated from the coding sequence ATGCGTTACGTAGTGGGGTATTCAGCCAATGCCAGAGGCCACGATGCCGTGAACCTGGCCGTGTCGCTGGCACGGGGCCGCGGTGCCAGCCTGGACTTGGTGCTGGTGGTGCCGGAAGTCCAGCAGTTCGGCGCCGCCCATGCACCCAAGGCCGGTTTCGAGAACCTCCTGAACGAACAGGCGCGCCAGTGGCTCGACGAGGCCCTCGCCCTCGTTCCGGCCGACGTCCCGGCGCAGGCGCACGTCCGCACCGGGGACTCCGATGCCCAGGCGCTGATCGAGGCGGCGGAGGAGCTCGGGGCGGACATCCTCGTCATCGGGGCAACCAGTGCAGGGCTGTTCAAGCGTTTCACCATCGGTTCGGTGGCCAGCGCACTGCTCCACGCCTCAACGGTTCCGGTGGCGCTGGCACCCCACGGCTACCACCGCACGGAGGCCCTGACCCGGATCAGTTGCGGACTCGGAACCCGGACGGGAGCCGGAAAGCTGCTCGACTTCGCCATCGGCATGGCGGCGAACCGGGGGGTCCCCTTGCGGGTGGTGTCACTGCTCGCGCTCGACGGCGGCGACCCGACCGGTGCAGCGGAAGCCGCCCGCGAGTACGCGGAAAAGACCGTCGCGTCAGCCGCGCCGGTCAGCCCGTCGGGCGTCCAGCTGGCCGCCAGGACGGATGTTGTCGTGGCGCAGGGCCGGAGTATCGAAGAGGCCGTGGACGGCCTCGACTGGGAAGACGGCGAGGTCCTGATAATCGGGTCGAGCCGGCTGGCCCAGGCCCGCTCCATCTTCCTGGGCAGTACCGCCAACCGGATCCTGCGCGCCCTCCCGGTGCCGATGCTCGTGGTGCCCGGCGGCTACGAACTCAAGCACCAGAACCATTCAACGTCGAATGACACCTCCCGAGAGGCACACCAATGA
- a CDS encoding NADPH-dependent F420 reductase has translation MTDITIIGSGNMARAIGTRAVAAGRPLQILDRTPENAAKLAAELGADTTSGGLGDIPEGDIVVLALYFGPAKEVATHYGDTLSGKTVVEISNPINPDTFDSLTVEPGTSAAEEIAALLPGAAVVKAFNTTFAGPLTAGAAGGMPLDVFIASDSEEASNQVASFAAAAGLRPLRVGGLRHARELEGFQLLVEALQANPAYESFNRGTGLKIVD, from the coding sequence ATGACAGACATCACCATCATCGGCAGCGGCAACATGGCACGGGCGATCGGAACCCGCGCCGTGGCCGCCGGACGCCCGCTCCAGATCCTGGACCGGACCCCGGAGAATGCGGCCAAACTCGCCGCCGAACTGGGCGCTGACACCACCTCCGGAGGGCTGGGTGATATCCCGGAAGGGGACATCGTGGTGCTGGCCCTCTACTTCGGGCCGGCCAAGGAAGTGGCGACGCACTACGGCGACACCCTCAGCGGCAAGACCGTGGTGGAGATCAGCAACCCGATCAACCCGGACACCTTCGATTCCCTCACCGTCGAGCCGGGGACCTCGGCCGCCGAGGAGATCGCCGCCCTGCTGCCGGGGGCGGCGGTGGTCAAGGCCTTCAACACCACGTTCGCCGGACCGCTGACGGCCGGAGCCGCCGGCGGGATGCCACTGGATGTGTTCATCGCCTCGGACTCCGAGGAGGCCAGCAACCAGGTTGCCTCGTTCGCTGCAGCCGCGGGGCTGCGGCCCTTGCGGGTTGGCGGCCTGCGGCATGCGCGGGAGCTGGAGGGATTCCAGCTCTTGGTGGAAGCACTGCAGGCCAACCCCGCCTACGAGTCCTTCAACCGGGGGACCGGGCTCAAGATCGTCGACTGA
- a CDS encoding APC family permease yields the protein MSTEHATAKTSHDTQAGLSAKGLKAGSVGLIGAVVIGVSCIAPAYTLTAALGPTVAEVGVQLPAIFLVGFIPMLLVAFGYRELNNAMPDAGTSFTWASRAFGPWIGWMGGWGLIAATIIVLSNLAAVAVDFFYLMLAQLFGNPELADLTLNLPLNIATTLVFIALACWISYRGMETTKGVQYVLVAFQLIVLGWFAVAAFSHVANGTAFDATAITPDWFNPFAVGSFSAFAAGVSLSIFIYWGWDVTLTMNEETRNPEKTPGRAATITVLVIVIIYMTVALATLSFAGIGNEGLGAGNPENQGSIFAVLAGPVMGPFAILMSLSILSSSAASLQSTFVSPARTLLAMGHYKALPAKFGKISPTFKSPSYATIAAAVAAAAFYVITRTTSENALWDTITALGMMICFYYGITALACVWFFRSEAFSGAHAFFFKFLSPLLGGVILLVMFFKTAYDSMDPAYGSGSSVGGIGLVFILGMGVILLGVVLMLVMYKIRPEFFKGKVLAQGY from the coding sequence ATGAGCACCGAACACGCGACGGCCAAGACCTCGCACGACACGCAAGCAGGACTTAGCGCCAAGGGCCTCAAAGCCGGATCGGTGGGCCTGATCGGCGCCGTCGTCATCGGTGTGTCCTGTATTGCCCCGGCCTACACCCTGACTGCGGCCCTCGGCCCCACCGTCGCCGAGGTCGGGGTCCAGCTGCCGGCCATCTTCCTGGTGGGCTTCATTCCGATGCTGCTCGTCGCGTTTGGCTACCGGGAACTGAACAACGCCATGCCCGACGCCGGAACCTCCTTCACCTGGGCCTCGCGCGCCTTTGGGCCGTGGATCGGCTGGATGGGCGGCTGGGGACTGATCGCCGCGACCATCATTGTGTTGTCCAACCTGGCAGCCGTGGCGGTGGACTTCTTCTACCTCATGCTGGCCCAGCTGTTCGGCAATCCCGAACTCGCTGACCTGACCCTGAACCTGCCCCTGAACATCGCCACCACGCTGGTTTTCATCGCGCTGGCGTGCTGGATCTCCTACCGCGGCATGGAAACCACCAAGGGTGTCCAGTACGTGCTGGTTGCGTTCCAGCTCATCGTGCTCGGCTGGTTCGCCGTCGCCGCCTTCAGCCACGTCGCCAACGGCACAGCCTTCGACGCCACCGCGATCACCCCCGACTGGTTCAACCCGTTCGCCGTCGGTTCGTTCTCGGCCTTCGCGGCCGGCGTCTCCCTCTCGATCTTCATCTACTGGGGCTGGGACGTCACCCTGACCATGAACGAGGAAACCCGCAACCCGGAGAAGACCCCGGGCCGTGCGGCCACCATCACCGTGCTGGTCATCGTGATCATCTACATGACCGTCGCACTTGCGACGCTGTCCTTCGCGGGCATCGGAAACGAAGGCCTGGGAGCCGGAAACCCGGAGAACCAGGGCAGCATCTTCGCCGTCCTCGCCGGACCGGTCATGGGTCCGTTCGCCATCCTGATGTCCCTGTCCATCCTCAGCAGCTCGGCCGCGTCCCTGCAGTCGACGTTCGTGTCACCGGCCCGGACCCTGCTGGCGATGGGCCACTACAAGGCGCTGCCGGCGAAGTTCGGCAAGATCAGCCCCACGTTCAAGTCCCCGAGCTACGCCACCATTGCGGCGGCCGTCGCCGCCGCGGCGTTCTACGTGATCACCCGGACCACCTCCGAGAACGCGTTGTGGGACACCATTACCGCCCTCGGCATGATGATTTGCTTCTACTACGGCATCACCGCCCTGGCGTGTGTCTGGTTCTTCCGGAGCGAGGCGTTCAGCGGGGCACACGCGTTCTTCTTCAAGTTCCTGTCCCCGCTCCTGGGTGGCGTCATCCTGCTGGTGATGTTCTTCAAGACCGCCTATGACTCCATGGACCCGGCGTACGGTTCCGGCTCGTCCGTCGGCGGCATCGGCCTCGTGTTCATCCTCGGCATGGGCGTCATCCTGCTGGGCGTGGTGCTCATGCTGGTCATGTACAAGATCCGCCCGGAGTTCTTCAAGGGCAAGGTCCTGGCCCAGGGCTACTGA
- a CDS encoding LysR family transcriptional regulator substrate-binding protein — protein sequence MSAAEETPQTPDETTDAPAEAAVRELRFAYVPGVTPGKWTRRWEERMPDVPLRSFMSDDGAQLTVLRDGSADLSFVRLPVEREGLSVIPLYEEQPVVVAPKGHEISVFEEVDLADLSKESFLDVAELGGPEMALQVVAAGAGLVILPMSVARHFNVKDTVARKLTGAPTTEIAVAWPSDTTDEVIEEFIGIVRGRTAASSRQPSAQQDKPKKEPKPDRRGPAVKKPKVAQRYAPNPDKGRGKGSRKKGKR from the coding sequence GTGTCCGCAGCAGAAGAAACACCCCAGACCCCCGACGAAACCACCGACGCCCCAGCCGAAGCAGCCGTGCGGGAGTTGCGTTTCGCCTACGTCCCCGGCGTGACCCCGGGCAAGTGGACCCGGCGCTGGGAGGAGCGGATGCCCGACGTTCCGCTGCGCTCCTTTATGTCCGACGACGGCGCCCAGCTCACCGTGCTGCGCGACGGTTCCGCGGACCTGAGCTTCGTCCGGCTGCCGGTGGAGCGCGAGGGCCTGAGCGTCATTCCCCTGTATGAGGAACAGCCCGTGGTGGTGGCGCCCAAGGGACACGAGATCTCGGTGTTCGAGGAGGTGGACCTGGCCGATCTGTCCAAGGAGTCGTTCCTGGACGTCGCCGAACTCGGCGGCCCGGAAATGGCGCTGCAGGTGGTGGCCGCCGGGGCCGGCCTGGTAATCCTGCCGATGTCCGTGGCCCGCCATTTCAACGTCAAAGACACTGTGGCGCGCAAACTCACCGGGGCACCCACGACGGAGATCGCCGTGGCCTGGCCCAGCGACACCACGGATGAGGTAATCGAGGAGTTCATCGGCATTGTCCGCGGCCGCACCGCCGCGAGCTCCCGCCAGCCGTCCGCCCAGCAGGACAAGCCCAAGAAGGAACCGAAGCCTGACCGGCGCGGTCCGGCCGTCAAGAAGCCCAAGGTGGCGCAGCGCTACGCCCCGAACCCGGACAAGGGCCGCGGCAAGGGATCCCGGAAAAAGGGCAAGCGCTAG
- a CDS encoding DUF5997 family protein: protein MTSANSQSMKPATVAKKLGIYLPATPQEFQDSVITRADFAELQANPPEWLAELRRNGPHPRPVVAQKLNVSISGLARGGVEEALTTAAITALLQAPPAWLVAERSTHAAVRAEAQRVKDEAAQKDAKKARAAAE, encoded by the coding sequence ATGACCTCTGCAAACTCCCAGTCCATGAAGCCGGCCACCGTTGCCAAGAAGCTTGGCATCTACCTGCCCGCAACACCCCAGGAGTTCCAGGATTCGGTCATCACCCGCGCCGATTTCGCCGAGCTCCAGGCCAACCCGCCGGAGTGGCTCGCTGAACTGCGCCGCAACGGCCCGCACCCCCGCCCGGTGGTCGCGCAGAAGCTCAACGTCTCCATCAGCGGCCTGGCCCGCGGCGGCGTCGAGGAAGCGCTGACGACGGCGGCAATCACCGCGCTGCTGCAGGCTCCCCCGGCATGGCTGGTCGCCGAACGCTCCACCCACGCTGCCGTCCGCGCCGAGGCCCAGCGGGTCAAGGACGAGGCTGCGCAGAAGGACGCCAAGAAGGCGCGCGCGGCCGCCGAGTAG
- a CDS encoding pyridoxamine 5'-phosphate oxidase family protein produces the protein MSDAGNISKVTDIINDSRIGMFTTVNEAGALVSRPLAVQDVLDDGDMWFFTSATTSQVAHVRAHPAVNVSFGKGTEWVSVAGTAEVVTERAKIHELWNQMVEAWFPDGPDTPEVVLLHVESDSAEYWTSPGGTAATVLQWVKSKVMHSRMSVGESGTVEL, from the coding sequence ATGTCGGATGCAGGAAACATCAGCAAAGTTACGGACATCATCAACGATTCGCGGATCGGAATGTTCACCACCGTCAATGAAGCGGGCGCACTGGTCAGCCGGCCGCTGGCAGTCCAGGACGTGTTAGACGACGGCGACATGTGGTTCTTCACGTCCGCCACCACCTCCCAGGTGGCCCACGTCCGGGCGCACCCGGCCGTCAATGTCTCGTTTGGCAAGGGGACGGAATGGGTGTCGGTGGCCGGAACGGCAGAAGTTGTCACGGAGCGCGCGAAGATCCACGAGCTCTGGAACCAGATGGTCGAGGCCTGGTTCCCGGACGGTCCGGATACTCCGGAAGTGGTGCTGCTGCACGTCGAATCTGATTCAGCCGAGTACTGGACCAGCCCGGGTGGGACCGCCGCGACCGTGCTGCAGTGGGTCAAGTCCAAGGTCATGCACAGCCGCATGAGCGTGGGCGAAAGCGGCACCGTGGAACTGTAG
- a CDS encoding FHA domain-containing protein FhaB/FipA — MSELTITALRFGFLLLLWVLIFSIVAAMRRDLMIGRKAAAGAPTARQVRKNPALAEPAAPVKQQPRQLVVTEGPLKGTTIPLAASPILLGRAQEATLVLEDDYASGRHARLFPQGSRWFIEDLGSTNGTYLADQQLTRALPVELGVPVRIGKTVIELRP, encoded by the coding sequence GTGAGCGAACTGACCATCACGGCCCTGCGCTTCGGTTTCCTCCTTCTCCTGTGGGTGCTGATCTTCAGCATCGTTGCCGCCATGCGCCGCGACCTCATGATCGGCCGCAAGGCCGCGGCGGGCGCCCCGACGGCGCGGCAGGTGCGCAAGAACCCGGCCCTGGCCGAACCGGCCGCCCCCGTCAAACAGCAGCCCCGCCAGCTGGTCGTCACGGAAGGTCCGCTCAAGGGCACAACGATTCCGCTGGCGGCGAGCCCCATCCTGCTCGGCCGTGCCCAGGAGGCCACCCTCGTGCTGGAGGATGACTACGCCTCGGGCCGCCATGCCCGCCTGTTCCCGCAGGGCAGCCGCTGGTTCATTGAGGATCTTGGTTCGACCAACGGCACCTATCTGGCCGATCAGCAGCTCACCAGGGCGCTGCCGGTTGAGTTGGGTGTCCCCGTGAGAATCGGCAAGACGGTCATCGAATTGAGGCCGTAG
- a CDS encoding VOC family protein — translation MRLKMCSIHVKDPAAAFEFYTGILGFESLMAMPEHNLYIVKDPAGSGGGTVGLLLEPSDNPIGAAYMNGCHDAGLPAIVFGVTDVRAEFKRLTAKGVMFQGEPSVGPGGTTAVFDDGCGNFVQLHQD, via the coding sequence ATGCGACTGAAAATGTGCAGCATCCACGTCAAGGACCCCGCCGCTGCTTTCGAGTTCTACACCGGAATCCTGGGCTTCGAGAGCCTCATGGCCATGCCGGAGCACAACCTCTACATCGTAAAGGACCCGGCCGGCTCCGGAGGCGGAACGGTCGGGCTCCTGCTGGAGCCCAGCGACAACCCGATCGGGGCCGCCTACATGAACGGATGCCACGACGCCGGGCTGCCCGCGATCGTCTTCGGGGTGACCGATGTCCGGGCCGAGTTCAAGCGGCTCACGGCCAAGGGCGTCATGTTCCAGGGCGAGCCCTCCGTCGGACCCGGGGGGACGACGGCAGTGTTCGACGACGGGTGCGGGAACTTCGTCCAGCTCCACCAGGACTGA